A genomic segment from Daphnia carinata strain CSIRO-1 chromosome 1, CSIRO_AGI_Dcar_HiC_V3, whole genome shotgun sequence encodes:
- the LOC130692074 gene encoding atlastin-like yields the protein MEGRPVHIVVAKEDHTFELDEEALANIVCQEHVKDKHIAVISVAGVFRKGKSFLLDFFLRYLKANGSPDWLGSEDRPLRGFSWRGGCERDTTGILAWSEVFMVDAPNGEKIAVLLLDTQGAFDCQSPVKNYATMFALSTMTSSVQVYNLSQNIQEDDLQHLQLFTEYGRLALEDSGDVPFQKLKFLVRDWSFPYEASYGEVGGKSILERRLQISDKQDPELQTLRKHIRAYFTDISCFLMPHPGLKVATNQNFDGRLTDIEPDFKEQLKVLVPLLLSPENLVVKQIGGNRIRAKELLHYFQSYMAIFKGGELPVPKTVYEANAEVNNLSAVEGAREVYSSSMEAICGGDKPFMSSNALEDEHMRVKDKAIEHFQGRKKMGGAEFSEKYKERLEQEIEEQFSHYRTQNESKNSFKPHSGNCILN from the exons ATGGAAGGCAGGCCTGTACACATTGTTGTGGCTAAAGAAGACCATACATTTGAATTGGATGAAGAAGCCCTAGCTAACATTGTTTGTCAGGAACATGTGAAAGACAAACATATTGCAGTTATATCTGTTGCAGGAGTATTTAGGAAAggaaaatcttttcttcttgatttcTTCCTACGTTATCTGAAAGCGAAT GGTTCCCCTGATTGGCTTGGGTCAGAAGATCGCCCACTGAGAGGCTTCTCCTGGAGAGGAGGTTGTGAAAGAGATACCACTGGAATTCTTGCATGGTCTGAAGTTTTTATGGTGGATGCTCCTAATGGAGAGAAA ATTGCTGTTCTTTTATTAGATACTCAAGGGGCATTTGACTGCCAAAGCCCTGTGAAAAACTATGCAACAATGTTTGCACTTAGCACCATGACCAGTAGTGTTCAAGTTTACAATCTCTCCCAAAATATACAGGAGGATGATTTGCAACATTTACAA CTTTTTACCGAATATGGGCGACTTGCGTTGGAAGATTCGGGAGATGTCCCCTTCCAAAAGTTGAAGTTTCTAGTACGAGATTGGAGCTTCCCTTACGAAGCTTCCTATGGAGAAGTAGGCGGAAAGTCTATTCTAGAACGAAGGTTGCAGATCTCGGACAAGCAGGATCCCGAGCTTCAAACTCTTCGCAAGCATATCCGTGCCTATTTTACGGATATCTCGTGCTTTCTAATGCCCCATCCTGGACTCAAAGTAGCCACTAATCAGAACTTCGATGGTCGATTAACTG ACATCGAACCCGATTTTAAGGAGCAATTGAAAGTATTGGTCCCACTACTTCTATCGCCAGAAAATTTAGTTGTGAAACAGATTGGTGGAAACCGTATCCGGGCAAAAGAGTTGCTGCATTACTTCCAATCTTATATGGCCATTTTCAAGGGTGGTGAATTACCTGTACCCAAAACTGTGTATGAG GCAAATGCGGAAGTCAACAATCTTTCGG CTGTTGAGGGTGCTAGAGAAGTTTATTCGTCTTCAATGGAAGCTATTTGTGGTGGAGACAAACCGTTTATGAGTTCCAATGCATTGGAAGACGAACATATGCGCGTAAAAGATAAAGCTATTGAACACTTTCaaggacgcaagaaaatgGGCGGAGCAGAATTCTCAGAAAAGTACAAAGAACGGTTAGAGCAG GAAATCGAAGAGCAGTTTAGCCACTATCGAACGcaaaacgaaagcaaaaatagttttaaacCACACAGCGGCAACTGTATACTTAATTAA
- the LOC130692070 gene encoding serine/threonine-protein kinase/endoribonuclease IRE1-like — MSSTTAVKVDGIEFERSDLLGCGGFGSVHRGKFKSQSVAVKKIMKINGKNKVVDNELKILQQLNHPNIVKFVHYASDADFYDFALELCDASLDTVFLNEDDPRKYKGPALPNNFEVFSQIATGLKHIHSENLIHRDIKPENILISVKQTKQGNDITIKLADFGLSRKVSDQRTFTMSELRGTLVWFSPEEMEIMGRDVSIEKTKGSHKSDVYAEGLLFGYILLKGKHIYGENPYDIVVNMKQKNLANMSEIHQTHLARNLIEQMLNNTPDTRIISEEVVNQLEAINIELSEKEKKLHQLSTCPTTDCRNKIESLMQLGVDLNAKDDDGWNALHLLCSNDSSPHLIHAIQLFIELGIDKDAKINDGSNALHLLCSNNSSPHLIDAIKLLIELGIDKNAKTNYGSNALHLLCSNNSGPHFIDAIKLLIKFGIDKNAKTNDGWNALHLSCEYSSSPHIIDAIKLLIELGIDKNAKTFFGWNAYDLSRRNKNLTNYNLYEIFKTG, encoded by the exons ATGTCATCGACTACTGCCGTAAAGGTAGATGGCATCGAATTTGAGCGCAGTGATCTTTTGGGTTGCGGTGGCTTCGGTTCAGTGCATCGTGGTAAATTTAAAAGTCAAAGCGtagcagtaaaaaaaattatgaagatAAATGGCAAAAATAAGGTAGTTGACAACGAGTTAAAAATTCTGCAGCAGTTAAATCATCCCAATATTGTTAAGTTCGTCCACTACGCAAGCGATGCCGACTTCTA TGACTTTGCCTTGGAACTGTGCGACGCGTCATTAGATACGGTATTCCTAAATGAGGACGATCCTCGGAAATATAAAGGACCTGCATTACCAAATAATTTCGAGGTTTTCTCTCAAATAGCCACTGGTCTCAAACACATTCATTCTGAGAACCTAATCCACCGGGACATTAAACCGGAAAACATTCTCATTTCTGTGAAACAAACTAAACAAGGGAATGACATAACGATCAAGTTGGCTGATTTTGGATTGTCACGAAAAGTGAGTGACCAACGAACATTCACAATGAGTGAACTCAGAGGGACTCTAGTTTGGTTTTCTCCCGAAGAGATGGAAATCATGGGCAGAGACGTAAGCATTGAAAAAACTAAAGGCTCACACAAAAGCGACGTTTACGCAGAGGGCCTCTTATTCGGCTATATCCTCTTGAAAGGAAAACATATCTACGGTGAAAATCCATATGATATTGTGGTGAACATGAAGCAGAAAAATTTAGCCAATATGAGTG AAATTCACCAGACACATTTAGCACGTAACTTAATAGAACAAATGCTGAACAACACACCTGATACTAGAATTATATCTGAAGAAGTTGTTAATCAGCTTGAAGCCATAAATATCGAA CTtagcgaaaaggaaaaaaagctTCATCAGCTGTCTACATGTCCCACAACAGATTGTAGGAATAAAATCGAATCTTTAATGCAACTCGGTGTCGACttaaacgcaaaggatgacgatggatggaatgcgcttcatcttttgtgttctaacgattcaagcccacatttaatccaTGCGATTCAACTCTtcatcgaactcggcatcgacaaggacgcaaagatcaacgatggatcgaatgcgcttcatcttttgtgttctaacaattcaagcccacatttaatcgatgcgattaaactcttgattgaactcggcatcgacaaaaatgcaaaaacaaactatggatcgaatgcgcttcatcttttgtgttctaacaattcaggCCCACATTtcatcgatgcgattaaactcttgatcaaattcggcatcgacaaaaacgcaaaaaccaacgatggatggaatgcgcttcatctttcgTGTGAATACAGTTCAAGCCCACAcataatcgatgcgattaaactttTGATTGAGCTCGGTAttgacaaaaacgcaaaaaccttCTTTGGATGGAATGCATACGATCTGAGTCGGCGCAATAAAAATCTTACAAACTACAACCTGTACGAAATCTTTAAAACCGGATGA
- the LOC130692066 gene encoding atlastin-like has product MEGRPVQIVVAKEDHTFELDEEALANIVCQEHVKDKHIAVISVAGVFRKGKSFLLDFFLRYLKANGSPDWLGSEDRPLRGFSWRGGCERDTTGILAWSEVFMVDAPNGEKIAVLLLDTQGAFDCQSPVKNYATMFALSTMTSSVQVYNLSQNIQEDDLQHLQFFTEYGRLALEDSGDVPFQKLEFLVRDWSFPYEASYGEVGGKSILERRLQISDKQDPELQTLRKRIRACFTDISCFLMPHPGLKVATNQNFDGRLTDIEPDFKEQLKVLVPLLLSPENLVVKQIGGNRIRAKELLHYFQSYMAIFKSGKLPVPKTVYEANADVNNLSAVEGAREVYSSSMEAICGGDKPFMSSNALEDEHMRVKDKAIEHFQGRRKMGGAEFSEKYKERLEQEIEELFSHYRTQNESKNSSKAYKTPVTLFVFVIVFGFVSWILGLLGLYPLANLANLMRVLTLVTLCTWVYIRYSGRMRVIGTVIDFIAEAIGENAVRLLYLIMAGSGLEQVTQRMTNITMGTQVAAGVGNHTRANVSKAKST; this is encoded by the exons ATGGAAGGCAGGCCTGTACAGATTGTTGTGGCTAAAGAAGACCATACATTTGAATTGGATGAAGAAGCCCTAGCTAACATTGTTTGTCAGGAACATGTGAAAGACAAACATATTGCAGTTATATCTGTTGCAGGAGTATTTAGGAAAggaaaatcttttcttcttgatttcTTCCTACGTTATCTGAAAGCGAAT GGTTCCCCTGATTGGCTTGGGTCAGAAGATCGCCCACTGAGAGGCTTCTCCTGGAGAGGAGGTTGTGAAAGAGATACCACTGGAATTCTTGCATGGTCTGAAGTTTTTATGGTGGATGCTCCTAATGGAGAGAAA ATTGCTGTTCTTTTATTAGATACTCAAGGGGCATTTGACTGCCAAAGCCCTGTGAAAAACTATGCAACAATGTTTGCACTTAGCACCATGACCAGTAGTGTTCAAGTTTACAATCTCTCCCAAAATATACAGGAGGATGATTTGCAACATTTACAA TTTTTTACCGAATATGGGCGACTTGCGTTGGAAGATTCGGGAGATGTCCCCTTCCAAAAGTTGGAGTTTCTAGTACGAGATTGGAGCTTCCCTTACGAAGCTTCCTATGGAGAAGTAGGCGGAAAGTCTATTCTAGAACGAAGGTTGCAGATCTCGGACAAGCAGGATCCCGAGCTTCAAACTCTTCGCAAGCGTATCCGTGCCTGTTTTACGGATATCTCGTGCTTTCTAATGCCCCATCCTGGACTCAAAGTAGCCACTAATCAGAACTTCGATGGTCGATTAACTG ACATCGAACCCGATTTTAAGGAGCAATTGAAAGTATTGGTCCCACTACTTCTATCGCCAGAAAATTTAGTCGTCAAACAGATTGGTGGTAATCGTATTCGAGCCAAAGAATTGCTTCATTACTTCCAATCTTATATGGCCATTTTCAAGAGTGGTAAATTACCTGTACCCAAAACTGTGTATGAG GCAAATGCGGATGTCAACAATCTTTCGG CTGTTGAGGGTGCTAGAGAAGTTTATTCGTCTTCAATGGAAGCTATTTGTGGTGGAGACAAACCGTTTATGAGTTCCAATGCATTGGAAGACGAACATATGCGCGTAAAAGATAAAGCTATTGAACACTTTCAAGGACGTAGGAAAATGGGCGGAGCAGAATTCTCAGAAAAGTACAAAGAACGGTTAGAGCAG GAAATCGAAGAGCTGTTTAGCCACTATCGAACGcaaaacgaaagcaaaaatAGTTCTAAAGCATACAAAACGCCAGTTactttgtttgtgtttgtaaTCGTTTTCGGTTTTGTGTCTTGGATCCTAGGCTTACTGGGCCTATATCCTTTGGCCAACTTAGCCAACCTCATGAGGGTCTTGACTCTGGTGACTCTCTGTACATGGGTTTATATCAG ATATTCAGGAAGAATGCGGGTTATTGGAACGGTGATCGATTTCATAGCCGAAGCAATTGGGGAAAAT GCTGTCCGGCTGCTGTACTTAATCATGGCAGGATCGGGATTGGAACAAGTGACTCAACGAATGACTAATATAACGATGGGAACGCAGGTTGCAGCAGGAGTTGGTAATCACACCAGAGCAAATGTGTCGAAAGCCAAATCAACCTGA
- the LOC130692082 gene encoding uncharacterized protein LOC130692082, which yields MNERGTFTMSGVKGTLIWFSPEEMGIIMGRDLRITEIRGSIKSDVYAEGLVFGYILLKGRHIYGENQYDIVTNMKQNNPANISEIHQKHLARNLIEKMLNNTPDTRITSEEVVNQLEAINIKLSKKEKKLHQLSTCPITDCRNNIESLM from the exons ATGAATGAAAGAGGAACATTCACAATGAGTGGAGTCAAAGGGACTCTAATTTGGTTCTCTCCCGAAGAGATGGGAATTATAATGGGCAGAGACCTACGCATTACAGAAATTAGAGGCTCCATCAAAAGCGACGTTTACGCAGAAGGCCTCGTCTTCGGTTATATTCTCTTGAAAGGAAGACACATCTACGGTGAAAATCAATATGATATTGTGACGAACATGAAGCAGAACAACCCAGCCAATATAAGTG AAATTCACCAGAAACATTTAGCACGTAACTTAATAGAAAAAATGCTGAATAACACACCTGATACAAGAATTACATCTGAAGAAGTTGTTAATCAGCTTGAAGCCATAAATATCAAA CttagcaaaaaagaaaaaaagcttcaTCAGCTGTCTACATGTCCCATAACAGATTGTAGGAATAACATCGAATCTTTAATGTAA
- the LOC130692076 gene encoding zinc finger protein 358-like codes for MTCIPCNTQSEKIFRPWDSDCGARNKTPPVLLKEEQHDRLLVVSSPESSPLPSGASSSSGSSSCDESEATSSFHRMDFSSPSAHSALQQAYSAHMMSLGQHHLPSSPYLSALPGWIPTDSFHHLHGQQPHHHLLGHGLQPEAAPSMERFLASLEASPEALHPSRLAALGMGPNEIGELYQLAGFKPLIQHHYPSAVGANMVSSSHHNPSGKKQRPKRFRCPHCQVAFSNNGQLKGHVRSHTGERPFKCDEESCGKTFTRNEELTRHKRIHTGLRPFSCAVCSKRFGRRDHLKKHSRIHQRPAHSAAQHGLNTSSCSQDHSPHHPYHYGGLQQPSSAGSLPSSGSSHSTFCFQ; via the exons ATGACGTGCATCCCGTGCAACACACAAAGTGAGAAGATCTTCCGGCCGTGGGATTCCGATTGCGGGGCCCGCAACAAAACGCCGCCCGTCCTCTTGAAGGAGGAACAACACGACCGGCTCTTGGTTGTCAGCTCTCCGGAGTCATCGCCTTTACCTTCCGGTGCATCGTCTTCATCCGGATCTTCGTCATGCGATGAATCGGAAGCCACGTCCAGCTTCCATCGGATGGATTTCTCATCGCCATCGGCTCACTCGGCTCTCCAGCAGGCCTATTCGGCCCACATGATGTCATTGGGCCAACATCATTTGCCATCGTCGCCTTACCTTTCGGCCCTCCCCGGATGGATTCCGACCGATTCGTTCCATCATTTGCACGGACAACAGCCACATCATCATTTACTCGGGCACGGCTTGCAGCCGGAAGCTGCTCCGTCCATGGAGCGATTCCTGGCATCGTTGGAAGCCTCTCCCGAAGCATTACATCCGAGCCGTTTGGCCGCCTTGGGTATGGGCCCCAATGAGATCGGAGAGCTGTACCAATTGGCCGGATTCAAGCCTTTGATTCAACACCACTATCCGTCGGCTGTCGGTGCCAACATGGTGTCCTCTTCTCATCACAATCCGTCGGGCAAGAAGCAGCGGCCCAAGCGGTTCCGATGCCCGCACTGCCAAGTCGCCTTCAGCAACAACGGACAACTCAAAGGACACGTTCGCAGTCACACAG gtgaaagacCATTCAAATGCGACGAAGAATCCTGCGGAAAGACGTTCACTCGCAACGAAGAATTGACCCGACACAAGAGGATCCACACCGGATTGAGGCCTTTCTCTTGCGCCGTCTGCTCCAAACGTTTCGGCCGTCGGGATCACCTGAAAAAGCACAGCCGCATCCACCAACGGCCGGCCCATTCGGCCGCGCAGCACGGCCTCAACACGAGCAGTTGCAGTCAGGATCATTCGCCACATCATCCGTACCATTACGGAGGACTTCAACAGCCTTCATCGGCCGGATCTCTTCCATCATCGGGCAGTAGCCATTCGACCTTTTGCTTCCAGTga
- the LOC130692065 gene encoding protein zwilch homolog — protein sequence MKLPAPVFQSTILQQLPIHSDFLSVIRKKECLFVYKTKEVSTQKDVASLNSPKVEPETQTKPLQLQQEVDMVGTPLECPFDLDMLKIQDEDFYSKESMESSHHSELKTCIYKPFSSFEARGILSNFILDLSLQSALPVFCLADAEDGERTSVLGIERGRNNELIRYKITVAGPITATNPTIQLDHLKSEMAFFTNVGEFSTRAIATYEAYRGVDVNADTDTNEAFVRLECSWKNPTKVLELPHIASQAKVIIRPLPGETCSGAYEIWRQLNTLQHLIKGLESLEIVWFVKASQKTLREEIDKLIAAFCKDDTYQLKEKIEFEELYDEQLIYKRTPMDFIDHLWELLSQNCSSFNDLCQSLQYTLQRAKTDHPMVFFDNPTKFGKMLRQNDAPPQLNGMEPVSLLIEMGIEKLKRDYLYIFSGNNLVAERVISMFLPQDGTSFIDQLNCLISIQSAVEVVALCHRVLQLPHLALRDVVTPLLEHFRDPDNLGREFSFQLGVCLLKGFFQRQESGSSVEKWRVEFASTADCHPVKLACQLTASNLLDASSAGDEETVGERRFNVERYLSKSDTLLG from the exons atgaaattacctGCTCCTGTATTCCAATCTACGATACTGCAACAACTTCCTATTCATAGTGATTTCCTTTCAGTAATAAGAAAGAAGGAATGCCTTTTTGTTTACAAGACAAAAGAA GTCTCTACACAAAAAGATGTTGCCTCACTAAACAGTCCTAAAGTAGAACCAGAAACACAAACCAAACCTCTACAGTTGCAACAAGAAGTTGATATGGTGGGAACCCCTTTGGAATGTCCATTTGATTTGGATATGTTGAAAATACAAGACGAAGATTTCTACTCGAAAGAATCAATGGAATCCTCCCATCATTCAGAGCTGAAAACTTGTATTTACAAACCATTTTCATCTTTTGAAGCCCG aGGGATACTAtctaatttcattttagaTCTCTCTCTCCAATCTGCTTTGCCAGTCTTCTGCTTGGCGGATGCTGAAGATGGGGAAAGAACATCAGTCTTGGGCATTGAGAGGGGAAGGAATAATGAGCTCATTCGTTACAAGATAACAGTAGCTGGTCCCATCACAGCAACCAATCCTACCATCCAGTTGGATCATTTGAAATCTGAAATGGCCTTCTTCACAAATGTTGGAGAG TTTTCAACGCGAGCGATTGCTACGTACGAAGCCTATCGAGGAGTTGATGTCAATGCCGATACAGATACGAATGAGGCATTTGTCAGACTGGAGTGTTCTTGGAAGAATCCTACAAAAGTTCTTGAACTCCCCCACATAGCTTCGCAAGCTAAAGTC ATCATCCGCCCATTACCTGGCGAAACCTGCAGCGGAGCCTATGAGATCTGGCGGCAATTGAACACCCTTCAGCACTTGATCAAGGGATTGGAGTCGCTCGAGATCGTTTGGTTTGTCAAAGCATCACAGAAAACATTAAGAGAAGAAATAGATAAATTAATTGCAGCATTTTGCAAAGACGATACCTACCAATTGAAAG aaaaaattgaattcgaGGAACTTTACGACGAACAGCTGATTTACAAGCGGACACCGATGGATTTCATAGATCACTTGTGGGAATTACTATCAC AGAACTGCAGCAGTTTCAACGACTTGTGCCAAAGTTTGCAGTACACATTACAGCGCGCGAAAACGGATCATCCAATG GTATTTTTCGACAATCCTACGAAATTTGGGAAAATGTTGCGTCAGAACGATGCACCTCCTCAGTTGAACGGTATGGAACCTGTTTCTCTCCTCATCGAAATGGGCATCGAGAAGTTGAAACGCGATTACCTCTACATCTTTAGTG GCAATAATCTGGTAGCCGAGCGCGTCATCTCCATGTTTTTACCACAAGATGGCACCTCTTTCATCGATCAACTGAACTGCCTAATCTCAATCCAATCGGCTGTTGAGGTTGTTGCTTTGTGCCACAGGGTACTCCAGCTACCTCACTTGGCTCTTCGCGATGTCGTCACTCCTCTACTGGAACACTTTCGCGATCCTGATAACCTCGGACGAGAATTCTCTTTTCAGCTGGGCGTTTGTCTGCTAAAAGGCTTTTTCCAGCGTCAAGA GAGCGGCTCATCGGTGGAGAAATGGCGGGTGGAATTCGCTTCAACGGCTGATTGCCATCCGGTCAAATTGGCTTGTCAACTGACGGCCAGCAACCTTCTCGACGCTTCATCGGCAG GTGACGAGGAGACTGTTGGCGAGCGGCGTTTCAATGTCGAGCGCTATCTCTCCAAAAGTGATACGTTGCTCGGCTGA